The Clostridium sporogenes genome contains a region encoding:
- a CDS encoding DUF2809 domain-containing protein, protein MDYKRNRLIYGIVTLIVMFLGLCSRKLKYFIPDFLNVYLGDALWALMIFMLCGFIFKATKTKIVALIALIFCYLIEISQLYHSNWIDNIRKTTLGGLVLGYVFSCKDLLAYAIGIGIGIIVEGVFYYDDTYRVKQLK, encoded by the coding sequence ATGGATTATAAACGGAATAGGTTAATATATGGAATTGTTACATTAATTGTAATGTTTTTAGGATTATGTTCAAGAAAGCTAAAGTATTTTATACCGGATTTTTTAAATGTATATTTAGGTGATGCCCTTTGGGCACTAATGATTTTTATGTTGTGTGGATTTATTTTCAAAGCTACAAAAACAAAAATAGTTGCATTAATAGCTCTAATATTTTGTTATCTTATTGAAATAAGTCAATTATATCATTCTAACTGGATAGATAACATAAGGAAAACCACATTAGGTGGATTGGTATTAGGATACGTATTTTCATGTAAGGATTTGTTAGCCTATGCTATAGGAATTGGAATAGGCATAATAGTAGAAGGCGTATTTTATTATGATGATACTTATAGAGTTAAGCAATTAAAATAG
- a CDS encoding ABC transporter substrate-binding protein: MKKKKILSLCMTLLITASMFIGCSSANKKEEGKKDNPKEINLTYVKAPLNVPSILEKEQKSFDKSFEKENIKINWHEITAGPEQTQALASGNLQILHALGGTSAILAGANGVDLKIIGVYSRAPKAFMIISNNPNIKTVKDLKGKKVAGPKGTVLHQLLVGALEKESLTSKDVEFINMGLPEGFAALNNKNVDAALLAGPVALKAIKNGGKVVVNGEGIVDGTIVTAVSGDFLNKHKYLVDKFEATHKETLKYMKEHEEEALKVVSKEVGLTIEETKEMYKWYDFDMTIKDKDIKELEKTQDFMIKNGLQDKKVDIQKLINK; encoded by the coding sequence ATGAAAAAGAAAAAGATCTTATCATTATGTATGACTTTACTAATAACAGCTTCTATGTTTATAGGTTGTAGTAGTGCTAATAAAAAGGAGGAAGGAAAAAAGGATAATCCTAAAGAAATTAATCTTACATATGTTAAAGCTCCTTTAAATGTACCATCTATATTAGAAAAGGAGCAAAAATCCTTTGACAAGAGTTTTGAAAAAGAAAATATAAAAATAAACTGGCATGAAATAACAGCTGGACCTGAGCAGACTCAAGCATTAGCTTCAGGGAATTTACAAATTCTTCATGCTCTTGGTGGCACATCAGCTATATTAGCAGGAGCAAATGGAGTAGATTTAAAAATAATAGGTGTATATAGTAGAGCACCAAAAGCCTTTATGATAATTAGCAATAACCCAAATATAAAAACAGTAAAGGACTTAAAGGGTAAAAAAGTTGCAGGACCTAAAGGAACAGTGCTACATCAATTATTAGTAGGAGCTTTAGAAAAAGAGAGCTTAACAAGTAAAGATGTGGAATTTATAAATATGGGGTTACCAGAAGGTTTTGCTGCATTAAATAATAAAAATGTGGATGCCGCATTATTAGCAGGCCCAGTTGCTTTAAAGGCTATAAAAAATGGTGGTAAAGTAGTAGTAAATGGAGAAGGAATAGTTGATGGGACAATAGTAACTGCAGTTAGTGGAGATTTTTTAAACAAGCATAAATATTTAGTAGATAAATTTGAAGCTACTCATAAGGAAACTTTAAAATATATGAAAGAACATGAGGAAGAAGCATTAAAAGTAGTATCAAAGGAAGTTGGACTAACTATTGAAGAAACAAAAGAAATGTATAAATGGTATGATTTCGATATGACAATAAAAGATAAAGACATTAAAGAGCTTGAAAAAACTCAAGACTTTATGATAAAAAATGGTCTTCAAGATAAGAAAGTAGACATACAAAAACTTATAAATAAATAG
- a CDS encoding ABC transporter ATP-binding protein encodes MKGYNLTNVIKEFCINGKPVKILDDLTLSLEDNKITVILGRSGCGKTTLLRLLGYLDDATSGKVEFYHNNTLVKPKIGMVFQESRLFPWLNVRENLTFFLNKRDINIENKYLSLMKLEKFGEAYPSQLSGGMAHRVAIGRALAYEPNMLLMDEPFAALDFFTRSYMQEEILRLYKETNKGIVFVTHNVDEALLIGHKIVILDKGKVLEEYNIDLEFPRDISSEKLLNIKKDILSKL; translated from the coding sequence ATGAAGGGGTATAACTTAACTAATGTAATCAAAGAATTTTGTATTAATGGCAAGCCAGTTAAGATTTTAGATGATTTAACTCTTTCATTAGAGGATAACAAGATTACTGTTATATTAGGAAGAAGTGGTTGTGGAAAGACTACATTACTTAGACTTTTAGGATATCTGGATGATGCCACTAGTGGTAAGGTAGAATTTTATCATAATAATACTTTAGTCAAACCTAAAATAGGTATGGTTTTTCAGGAAAGCAGACTTTTCCCTTGGCTCAATGTTAGAGAAAATTTAACATTCTTTTTAAATAAGAGAGATATTAATATTGAAAATAAATATTTAAGCCTTATGAAGTTAGAGAAATTTGGAGAAGCATATCCTTCACAATTATCAGGAGGAATGGCTCATAGAGTGGCTATAGGCAGGGCTTTAGCCTATGAGCCTAATATGCTTTTGATGGATGAACCCTTTGCTGCTTTAGACTTTTTTACTAGATCTTATATGCAAGAGGAAATATTAAGGCTTTACAAGGAAACTAATAAAGGTATAGTTTTTGTAACTCATAATGTGGATGAAGCATTATTGATAGGTCATAAAATAGTTATTTTAGATAAAGGAAAAGTTTTAGAAGAATATAATATAGATTTAGAATTTCCACGGGATATATCCTCGGAAAAACTATTAAATATAAAGAAAGATATACTTTCAAAATTATAA
- a CDS encoding ABC transporter permease, translating into MGMGFRLKKHLVIIMIFIIWSIGSIFKWWNPYILPSPKEVIISAGELIKSGALIKHIAISTLRVLEGFFITICLAIPLGILFGVNKSIYDYFKNLLGFLRHTPPLSLVPLLILWFGIGEKSKIIIIVLASFFPVLLNTISGVEGCSKKLIEVGQTFNLSKINIFKKIIIPWALPNILVGMRLGIGYSWRAIIGAEMVAASSGLGYLILDGQQLSRSAVVIVGILSIGILGTVCDWIFGLLTNKFNYAQEVNNNEGV; encoded by the coding sequence ATGGGGATGGGGTTTAGGTTAAAAAAACATTTAGTTATAATAATGATCTTTATTATCTGGAGTATTGGCAGTATTTTTAAGTGGTGGAATCCTTATATTCTTCCAAGTCCAAAGGAAGTTATAATATCAGCAGGGGAGTTAATAAAATCAGGAGCTTTAATTAAGCATATAGCTATAAGTACTTTAAGAGTTCTTGAAGGATTTTTTATAACTATATGTTTAGCAATTCCTTTAGGTATATTATTTGGTGTTAATAAGAGTATATATGATTATTTTAAAAATTTACTTGGATTTTTAAGACATACACCACCACTATCTTTAGTGCCACTTTTAATACTTTGGTTTGGTATAGGAGAAAAATCTAAAATAATAATTATAGTATTAGCTTCATTTTTCCCTGTTTTATTAAATACTATCAGTGGAGTGGAAGGCTGTAGTAAAAAATTGATAGAAGTTGGACAGACCTTTAATCTTAGTAAGATAAATATATTTAAAAAAATTATAATCCCCTGGGCTTTACCTAATATTTTAGTTGGTATGAGACTAGGCATAGGGTATAGCTGGAGAGCAATAATTGGTGCTGAAATGGTGGCGGCTTCTTCAGGGCTAGGATATTTAATTTTAGATGGTCAGCAATTATCTCGTTCAGCAGTAGTTATAGTAGGAATATTATCTATAGGTATTCTAGGAACAGTATGTGATTGGATATTTGGCCTTTTAACCAATAAATTTAACTATGCACAAGAGGTGAATAATAATGAAGGGGTATAA